A window of Deinococcus cellulosilyticus NBRC 106333 = KACC 11606 contains these coding sequences:
- a CDS encoding quinone oxidoreductase family protein: MRDMMAMVARTLGPADVLRPERMPIPEPAPTEVRIKVEAVGVNYVDVQHRAGFPYSVQAPLVPGIEAVGTIEKVGNAVTGWQIGDRVGVAGPMCGWYAEQACAPAERLIPIPQRLSSTLAAAVMLQGMTAHMLTETVTHLMPGQAVLVHAAAGGVGLHLVQLAKRRGAMVFGTVSSQSKALLARDYGCDHVLVGTQDWDVAVRKHCPDGVDVVFDGVGGSAFQVGLRALRAGGHMVCYGQSAGPVPPIDPAQLSGFTGQGNQGSLTLTWSTLSDHNRHPQDMRARAAAVFELLQQGDLRVHLAAEFPLIEAAEAHRRLESRNTTGKLVLQVSSDLKSS; the protein is encoded by the coding sequence ATGCGAGACATGATGGCCATGGTTGCCCGAACACTGGGTCCTGCAGATGTGCTGCGCCCTGAACGCATGCCCATTCCAGAGCCTGCCCCCACCGAAGTGCGGATCAAAGTGGAGGCTGTGGGGGTCAATTATGTGGATGTGCAGCACCGCGCAGGTTTCCCGTATTCGGTGCAGGCCCCACTGGTTCCGGGCATTGAAGCTGTTGGGACCATTGAGAAAGTGGGGAATGCAGTCACTGGCTGGCAGATCGGGGACCGGGTGGGGGTGGCCGGACCCATGTGCGGATGGTACGCTGAGCAAGCGTGTGCGCCTGCGGAACGCCTGATCCCCATTCCGCAAAGGCTGTCTTCAACACTGGCTGCTGCGGTGATGCTGCAGGGCATGACAGCCCACATGCTCACAGAGACGGTCACCCACCTGATGCCCGGACAGGCGGTCCTTGTTCATGCGGCGGCTGGAGGGGTGGGCCTGCACCTTGTACAACTGGCCAAACGCCGGGGAGCAATGGTCTTTGGCACCGTCTCATCCCAGAGCAAGGCCCTGCTTGCCCGTGATTACGGGTGCGATCATGTGCTGGTGGGCACACAGGACTGGGACGTTGCGGTGAGAAAACACTGCCCAGACGGAGTGGATGTGGTTTTCGATGGGGTGGGTGGATCTGCTTTTCAGGTGGGATTGCGGGCCCTCAGGGCAGGAGGGCACATGGTTTGCTACGGGCAGTCCGCAGGACCTGTGCCTCCCATCGATCCTGCACAACTCAGTGGCTTCACCGGACAGGGGAATCAGGGTTCACTGACCCTCACCTGGTCGACCCTCAGTGACCACAACCGCCACCCGCAAGACATGCGTGCACGGGCCGCAGCTGTGTTTGAGCTGCTGCAACAGGGAGACCTGAGGGTGCACCTCGCAGCAGAATTCCCTCTGATTGAGGCAGCAGAGGCCCATAGGCGTCTGGAATCCCGCAACACCACCGGAAAGCTGGTCTTGCAGGTGTCTTCAGATCTAAAATCCAGTTGA
- a CDS encoding aldo/keto reductase gives MEYRQLGRTGLFVSPLTLGSMLYGTATDQAEVDRQVAKALEVGINSFDTANIYGKGKSEEALGKALKAQVDRDRIVLASKVHVSMDDSDPNARGNSRKHILQQVHASLKRLGTDHLDIYYIHRPSTTVPIDETLRALDDLIRLGMVRYIGTSSYAAWQVLESLWVSKELGLNRFVVEQSPYHLLDRSIERELLPMAQTYGLGVLAWSPLAGGFLTGKYRREQVRPEGSRFAELNGDWNRKHFIPQAFDVLEGLLPIAEELGCSLAQLTLAWCISQPGMTGAVIGAKSMEQLQEQLGALDLRLTPEIQARINQVAVPARTVVPYYLEDGFKDLRPHQYRW, from the coding sequence ATGGAGTACCGTCAGCTGGGAAGAACCGGACTTTTTGTCAGCCCCCTTACTCTGGGAAGCATGCTCTACGGAACAGCCACCGATCAGGCAGAGGTGGACCGTCAGGTGGCAAAGGCCCTTGAGGTGGGCATCAATTCTTTTGACACCGCAAACATCTACGGCAAGGGCAAAAGTGAGGAAGCCCTCGGGAAAGCCCTGAAAGCGCAGGTGGACCGGGACCGCATAGTGCTGGCGAGCAAAGTGCATGTCTCAATGGACGACAGTGACCCCAACGCCAGAGGCAACAGCCGCAAACACATCCTGCAACAGGTCCATGCCTCGCTGAAACGTCTCGGAACGGATCACCTTGACATCTACTACATCCACCGTCCGAGCACCACGGTGCCCATCGATGAAACCCTCAGGGCGCTTGATGACCTGATTCGCCTCGGAATGGTGCGTTACATCGGGACCAGCAGTTACGCAGCGTGGCAGGTGCTGGAATCCCTGTGGGTCTCCAAAGAACTTGGTCTGAACCGCTTTGTGGTGGAACAGAGCCCTTACCATCTGCTGGATCGCAGCATCGAACGGGAACTGCTGCCGATGGCCCAGACCTACGGCCTGGGTGTGCTTGCGTGGTCTCCACTGGCCGGAGGGTTCCTCACCGGAAAATACCGCCGTGAGCAGGTGCGCCCGGAAGGCAGCCGGTTTGCAGAGCTGAATGGAGACTGGAACCGCAAACACTTCATTCCCCAGGCTTTCGATGTGCTGGAAGGCCTGCTACCCATCGCTGAAGAACTGGGGTGCTCCCTGGCGCAGCTCACCCTGGCCTGGTGCATCTCTCAGCCTGGCATGACCGGAGCGGTGATCGGGGCAAAAAGCATGGAGCAACTTCAGGAGCAACTCGGAGCCCTCGACCTGCGCCTGACCCCCGAAATTCAGGCGCGCATCAATCAGGTGGCTGTTCCCGCACGCACAGTGGTGCCTTATTACCTGGAAGATGGGTTCAAGGACCTGCGCCCCCACCAGTACCGCTGGTGA
- a CDS encoding MerR family transcriptional regulator produces the protein MTTYSIQELSQMTGLPASTLRYYEDLGLLGEVPKNASGHREYQEKHLHRMRFLLLLKNTGMPLTGMQAFAELDEGGYTTVPERILLLESHRLNLEDKIGELLSQLNYLGEKIKYYQGVCEKYGLPDPLNTAEADQQVV, from the coding sequence ATGACCACGTACAGCATTCAGGAACTCAGCCAGATGACCGGACTTCCCGCCTCCACACTGCGTTACTACGAAGACCTGGGTTTGCTGGGTGAGGTCCCCAAGAATGCCAGTGGTCACCGGGAGTATCAGGAAAAGCATCTGCACCGCATGCGGTTCTTGTTGCTGCTCAAAAACACCGGAATGCCCCTGACGGGCATGCAGGCCTTCGCTGAACTCGATGAAGGTGGGTACACCACCGTTCCAGAGCGCATCCTGCTGCTGGAATCCCACAGGCTGAACCTGGAAGACAAAATTGGAGAATTGCTGTCTCAATTGAATTATCTGGGCGAAAAAATCAAATACTACCAGGGGGTTTGCGAGAAGTATGGTCTACCTGATCCTCTGAACACAGCAGAAGCAGACCAGCAAGTGGTGTGA
- a CDS encoding tetratricopeptide repeat protein: protein MQTTWLKILEHLRPSLRGQRDEHGHVGSLRWLEKQMEAKNANPHAVRNIIYREIGTAEDKSTLFQIIANLYEQNNMELPEPPEGARDVASSRVMKQASQLLGRQKKRAYRQFIAGIRAGRAPRMVVVGRNGVGKTILIDHLERSLRELGVQESYRLMLDGEIAPSLTSILELSGANAESLARLHSGLPFAVQASLQHEVARLIRERMEGKILLVRIGNAPNTIAGTQPRNALGESISLSRWVWENLFLPLQTTSTSVLLALSDPREVHPHYKGEVITLKPPTLEEARRFLTTRMPATPSEADRLIRQSGRNLEQLALIAGLSALGSGARVHDVRTVLSDPEVRALLNVLAAAILPGESSAPRFVVEHALGRPLGTLPEVYRNLMDDTSSKTVRVVSRDLLPEVKKHLRPDELARAHRLASEAYARALENAREGEKAVFEERMLAHLARSGAWAEVIQWVSKHGERYGVLADAWARARRQVHGAVLESLARVVAGYYAALGQYAHPDARDAISVMLESNDTGARAWGRVKLAESAIDRAAYEAAQNLLNNQDIQDVLSGKETSEIARVTRAEAVLVQAALARWQGDLEAATRFVNLAVEYASEADSTLSNRTKLWRGLIMKDSGHWTEALNDLSAILDRDPLLYARARYQEGDLRLRLGQPFPAVTALKEAHDALESAGAALEERARVTARYATGLRRLGRISEAKVVMDEAERLSQGTDPVIQARVISEKAPIMLAMENFREGLRLAQAATQALRIGTERRQEAQYREWRASYRIGLAYLARGLGNPYLPPFPGPTFDHPDIQVARGILHRVLEEATPYTHTADRYTILITDILLNLAAAEPDAHKALVHAKRALDLTNHSYAEAQVRATLADVYLRMHEPDKALAEVNRAHALLRRAALGMQDPSNQTRPDPGVTSALISLEARALMQTEPDLKATLQWVKTAMQDPDLAGFKASVMREIGKALEEHADATQAQKTMLEVFPQLKGCELSARDALSMLV from the coding sequence ATGCAAACCACCTGGCTGAAGATCCTGGAACACCTGCGTCCCTCCCTGCGCGGTCAGCGCGACGAGCATGGACATGTGGGAAGCCTGCGCTGGCTGGAAAAGCAGATGGAAGCCAAAAACGCCAATCCACATGCTGTGCGCAACATCATCTACCGAGAGATTGGCACCGCCGAGGACAAGAGCACCCTTTTCCAGATCATCGCGAACCTGTACGAGCAAAACAACATGGAATTGCCCGAACCGCCCGAAGGGGCCAGGGATGTGGCTTCCAGCAGGGTCATGAAGCAGGCTTCGCAGCTTCTGGGACGGCAGAAGAAACGGGCCTACCGCCAGTTCATTGCAGGCATCCGGGCCGGACGGGCACCCAGGATGGTGGTGGTGGGCAGAAACGGGGTGGGGAAAACCATCCTGATTGACCACCTGGAACGCTCCCTTCGTGAACTGGGGGTGCAGGAGAGTTACCGCCTGATGCTTGATGGAGAGATTGCCCCCTCCCTGACCAGCATTCTGGAACTGTCCGGAGCCAATGCAGAGAGTCTGGCCAGGCTTCACTCGGGCCTGCCTTTTGCCGTGCAGGCCAGCCTGCAACATGAAGTGGCCCGCCTGATCCGCGAGCGCATGGAAGGCAAGATCCTGCTGGTGCGCATTGGAAACGCCCCGAACACCATTGCTGGAACGCAGCCCAGAAACGCCCTGGGGGAATCGATCAGCCTTTCGAGGTGGGTGTGGGAAAACCTGTTTTTGCCCCTGCAAACCACCTCCACCAGTGTGCTGCTGGCCTTAAGCGATCCCAGAGAGGTGCATCCGCATTACAAGGGCGAGGTCATCACCCTGAAACCGCCCACCCTGGAGGAAGCCCGGCGCTTTCTGACCACCCGCATGCCAGCCACCCCCAGTGAGGCGGACCGCCTGATCCGGCAGAGCGGACGCAATCTGGAACAGCTTGCCCTGATTGCAGGTCTTTCTGCACTGGGGAGTGGTGCACGGGTGCATGATGTGCGAACCGTCCTCAGTGACCCGGAGGTGCGTGCCCTGCTCAATGTGCTGGCTGCAGCCATTCTGCCCGGAGAATCCAGCGCACCCCGATTTGTGGTGGAACATGCCCTGGGGCGGCCTCTGGGCACCCTGCCAGAAGTGTACCGCAACCTGATGGATGACACCTCCAGCAAGACCGTGCGGGTGGTTTCCAGAGACCTGCTTCCAGAGGTCAAAAAACACCTCCGTCCTGACGAACTGGCCCGTGCCCACAGGCTTGCCTCCGAAGCTTACGCCAGAGCCCTGGAAAATGCCCGTGAAGGAGAAAAAGCAGTCTTTGAAGAACGCATGCTGGCCCACCTTGCCCGTTCGGGAGCCTGGGCCGAAGTGATCCAGTGGGTCTCCAAACACGGCGAGCGTTACGGCGTGCTGGCAGATGCCTGGGCCAGGGCCAGACGGCAGGTGCATGGGGCTGTGCTGGAATCACTGGCCCGTGTGGTGGCCGGATATTACGCTGCACTGGGCCAATACGCCCACCCGGACGCCAGAGACGCCATCAGCGTGATGCTGGAAAGCAACGACACCGGAGCCCGTGCCTGGGGCCGGGTCAAACTGGCCGAGAGCGCCATTGACCGTGCCGCATATGAGGCCGCACAGAACCTTTTAAACAACCAGGACATTCAGGATGTGCTTTCGGGCAAGGAAACCAGCGAAATTGCCCGCGTCACCCGTGCAGAAGCAGTGCTGGTGCAGGCTGCTCTGGCACGCTGGCAGGGCGACCTCGAAGCAGCCACCCGCTTTGTGAATCTGGCCGTGGAATACGCCAGTGAGGCCGACTCCACCCTCTCCAACCGCACCAAATTGTGGCGGGGTCTGATCATGAAAGACTCCGGGCACTGGACCGAGGCCCTCAATGACCTCTCGGCCATTCTGGACCGTGACCCCCTGCTTTATGCCCGTGCAAGGTATCAGGAAGGTGACCTGAGGCTCCGTCTGGGACAGCCCTTCCCTGCAGTGACCGCTCTGAAAGAGGCCCATGATGCCCTGGAAAGCGCAGGTGCAGCCCTGGAGGAACGTGCCCGTGTCACCGCCCGCTACGCCACAGGCCTGAGGCGTCTGGGACGCATTTCTGAAGCCAAAGTCGTGATGGATGAAGCAGAACGCCTTTCTCAGGGCACCGATCCGGTGATTCAGGCCCGGGTGATCTCGGAAAAAGCCCCGATCATGCTGGCCATGGAGAACTTCCGGGAAGGCCTGAGGCTCGCACAGGCCGCAACCCAGGCCCTGCGCATCGGCACGGAACGCCGTCAGGAAGCCCAGTACCGGGAATGGCGGGCCAGTTACCGCATCGGTCTGGCTTATCTGGCCCGGGGTCTGGGCAATCCCTATCTCCCCCCTTTCCCCGGACCCACTTTTGACCATCCAGACATTCAGGTGGCCCGGGGCATCCTGCATCGGGTGCTGGAAGAAGCCACCCCTTACACCCACACCGCAGACCGCTACACCATTTTGATCACGGACATCCTGCTGAACCTCGCAGCAGCAGAACCCGATGCCCACAAAGCCCTGGTGCATGCGAAACGGGCCCTGGACCTGACCAACCACAGTTACGCCGAGGCCCAGGTTCGTGCCACCCTCGCAGATGTGTATTTGCGCATGCACGAACCGGACAAAGCCCTGGCAGAAGTCAACCGTGCCCACGCTTTGCTCAGAAGGGCCGCCCTTGGGATGCAGGACCCCAGCAACCAGACCCGACCGGACCCTGGGGTCACCAGTGCCCTGATCAGTCTGGAGGCCCGTGCCCTGATGCAGACCGAACCCGACCTCAAAGCCACCCTGCAATGGGTGAAAACCGCCATGCAGGACCCGGACCTTGCGGGCTTCAAGGCCAGTGTGATGCGGGAAATTGGCAAGGCCCTGGAAGAACATGCAGATGCCACCCAGGCCCAGAAAACCATGCTGGAGGTCTTTCCGCAACTCAAAGGCTGTGAGCTGAGTGCCAGAGATGCCCTGAGCATGCTGGTGTAG